From Nonlabens sp. Ci31, the proteins below share one genomic window:
- a CDS encoding DnaJ C-terminal domain-containing protein has translation MEFIDYYKILGISKTAKESDIKKAYRKMARKYHPDLNPNDKEAERKFKELNEANEVLSHPENRKKYDKYGENWQNAEAYEQAQKQQQRTSQQRTYGGQQNYNEEDYSDFFESMFSGGQRQRAAYRGQDFNAELHLDLMDVYTSSKKTLTVNGKNIRIAIPAGVTNGQTIKIKNHGGKSPSNGPKGDLLITFIINNNTSFHREQADLFITQEIPLLTAVLGGSQLIKTIDGQVKLTLKEGTQNGTKVKLKAKGFPRYKQEGSYGDLYVTYEVIVPSTLSQKQKELYQELLKLED, from the coding sequence AGATGGCGCGCAAATACCATCCAGACCTCAACCCTAATGACAAAGAAGCAGAACGCAAATTTAAAGAACTTAATGAAGCTAATGAAGTACTAAGTCATCCAGAAAACCGCAAGAAATACGATAAGTATGGGGAAAACTGGCAAAATGCTGAGGCTTATGAACAAGCACAAAAACAACAGCAAAGAACTTCCCAGCAACGTACTTATGGAGGACAACAAAACTACAATGAAGAAGATTATTCAGACTTCTTTGAATCCATGTTTAGCGGTGGTCAGCGGCAAAGAGCTGCTTACCGAGGACAAGACTTTAATGCAGAGTTGCACTTGGACCTTATGGATGTCTATACCAGCAGTAAAAAAACACTTACTGTAAATGGAAAAAACATAAGGATAGCCATTCCTGCTGGAGTTACCAATGGACAAACCATAAAGATTAAAAATCACGGTGGAAAAAGTCCGTCAAATGGTCCAAAAGGCGACTTGTTGATCACCTTTATAATAAACAACAATACTTCCTTTCACAGAGAGCAAGCAGATTTATTTATCACTCAAGAAATCCCTTTACTTACCGCCGTATTAGGTGGTTCACAGCTTATCAAAACCATAGATGGTCAGGTAAAACTAACCCTTAAAGAAGGCACTCAAAATGGAACCAAGGTAAAATTGAAAGCAAAAGGGTTCCCTAGGTATAAACAAGAGGGGTCTTATGGCGATTTATATGTGACTTACGAGGTGATTGTCCCTAGCACTCTTTCGCAAAAGCAAAAAGAATTGTATCAAGAACTCTTAAAACTGGAAGACTAA
- a CDS encoding chaperone modulator CbpM, giving the protein MEDDNLIPAIDFCTSHRVEIELVQTLNEQGLIEVITRKELVFIPENQVKKLEQILVFHRELDINLEGVETIMSLLQRMESMQEHILQLENKLQRFL; this is encoded by the coding sequence ATGGAAGATGACAACCTCATACCAGCAATAGATTTTTGCACAAGCCATCGGGTAGAAATCGAATTAGTGCAAACCCTTAATGAACAAGGACTTATAGAAGTTATAACACGTAAAGAGCTCGTTTTTATACCAGAAAACCAAGTCAAAAAACTGGAGCAAATTTTAGTGTTTCACAGAGAGCTAGACATCAATCTAGAAGGTGTTGAAACTATTATGTCTCTACTACAACGTATGGAATCCATGCAAGAGCACATCCTACAATTAGAAAATAAACTTCAAAGATTTTTATAA
- a CDS encoding DinB family protein, which translates to MTKEFGTKTKAQALGHIVSHTAYHAGQLAMLLK; encoded by the coding sequence GTGACTAAAGAATTTGGAACTAAAACAAAGGCACAAGCTCTAGGTCATATTGTCTCTCATACAGCCTATCATGCTGGACAACTAGCTATGCTGCTTAAATAA
- a CDS encoding universal stress protein gives MNNILLLTDFTIKSENAHDYALKLFKGQKCNFHLLSVQKFWEYTMDDLMVANPQDDINTALLGDNKASLKETKEQLIKKTLKEDFNFHTLVDYDVFTTAINDAVDSYNIDLIVCGTNGKSDIMESIFSSHTLRIIRNTECPLLAIPEGFKFVNPTNIEYLLDYDDLFDPCGKEPFIRLVKSCQSTIHVMRLNYGFIIESIDYEKEQEAIIKYFHGTPVLYETHIDQEPIAVIEESITRLAIQMQVLSAHKETFMERVFSNSHLSKIVNSAVVPILVLRTCHQ, from the coding sequence ATGAATAACATTTTACTATTAACTGACTTTACAATAAAATCTGAAAACGCACATGATTATGCCTTAAAACTTTTTAAAGGCCAAAAATGTAATTTCCATTTGTTGAGTGTTCAAAAATTTTGGGAATACACCATGGATGATCTTATGGTAGCAAATCCGCAAGATGATATCAATACAGCCTTACTAGGTGATAATAAAGCAAGCCTGAAAGAGACCAAAGAGCAGCTTATAAAGAAAACCCTAAAAGAAGATTTTAATTTTCATACTTTAGTGGATTATGATGTTTTTACCACCGCTATCAATGATGCTGTTGATTCCTACAATATTGATTTGATTGTATGCGGAACCAATGGTAAGAGCGATATCATGGAATCTATTTTTAGTTCGCACACCTTGCGCATTATACGTAACACAGAGTGTCCGTTACTAGCTATTCCAGAAGGTTTTAAGTTTGTAAATCCTACTAACATAGAGTATTTATTAGATTACGATGATTTGTTTGATCCATGTGGAAAAGAGCCTTTTATAAGGCTTGTTAAAAGCTGTCAATCCACCATACATGTCATGCGTCTTAATTATGGTTTTATAATCGAATCTATTGATTATGAAAAAGAACAGGAGGCTATTATAAAATACTTTCACGGCACGCCAGTGCTTTATGAAACACATATAGACCAAGAACCTATTGCTGTAATTGAAGAGTCCATAACAAGACTAGCTATTCAAATGCAAGTCCTCTCTGCACATAAGGAAACTTTTATGGAACGTGTATTTTCTAACTCTCACCTCTCTAAAATTGTTAACTCGGCGGTGGTACCTATTTTAGTTTTACGCACTTGTCACCAGTAA
- a CDS encoding response regulator, producing the protein MAKNFIVALWCILLSVAFSFSQEVYNQSSPYTTNSTTYTQQQLDSISYKLLDYFNKGSYEQILEKTPALIANSQNINAQDLERRFRNILGNSYIKLDDTDKAELFFNEALKIAKEQKDTLTMLTTYVNLGNTYFKTDTDKAVTYLKKGLAYQYQNDLHDQINFILHHNLAELYVNLNQPKLAKDHLSQIEYKIDLEAMADRRKTYIGTTNFIKAGILLLENNPEESMERILESLKYQDSYDENYRLGNYKNLMTAYELMGQYEKLPEVHKVYDSLKDVLYEKDKIKQQQISRTKVQLDKIKQDLRASQLENELVTQKASVDQILLVFFIVVAVLLLLVTIVLFKSKNKRERLLKGLLEKNKQYLNAKERSEKLAKSNTRFLSTISHELRTPLYGIVGLSASFLKDPNLSGYKEEFKSLKFSADYLLALVNDVLHINKFSSKKGHELMEVHFELPVLVENIITTFTFLNEKHNNEVVIELDPHIPTILYGDKTKISQVLMNLMSNASKFTEDGNISLKIKNIEQNEEDIRLYFEIKDSGRGIHPDEQKNVFEEFTQVKVSSHQEINGTGLGLPIVNKILSILGSSLQMDSVFNEGTTFSFILDIHVGEKEQEQQQARSKNITSLENKKVLIVDDNKINQIVTQKILEQHSMKHQTASNGKEAVEIVQKEAFDFILMDINMPVMNGIEASQKIREFDKKTPIIALTATDFEDPENEVYCYGVNSLIVKPYETELLLHSLLLEL; encoded by the coding sequence ATGGCCAAAAATTTTATAGTCGCACTTTGGTGCATTTTATTAAGCGTAGCCTTCTCCTTTTCTCAGGAAGTATACAACCAGTCTTCGCCATATACTACTAATTCTACCACCTATACCCAGCAACAACTAGATTCGATCTCCTACAAATTATTAGACTATTTTAACAAAGGGTCGTACGAACAAATTTTAGAAAAAACTCCAGCGCTTATTGCTAATTCCCAAAATATAAATGCTCAAGATTTAGAGCGTAGATTTCGTAATATATTGGGCAATTCCTATATAAAACTAGACGATACAGATAAAGCCGAACTCTTTTTTAATGAAGCATTGAAAATAGCAAAAGAGCAAAAAGATACGTTAACGATGCTCACTACTTACGTGAATTTAGGGAACACCTACTTTAAGACAGATACGGATAAAGCAGTAACCTACCTTAAAAAAGGATTAGCTTATCAATACCAAAACGACCTACATGATCAAATTAATTTTATTTTACACCATAACCTAGCAGAATTATATGTAAATCTAAATCAACCCAAGCTCGCTAAGGATCATTTAAGCCAAATAGAATATAAGATAGACTTAGAGGCTATGGCTGATCGCCGTAAAACCTATATAGGGACTACTAACTTTATAAAAGCAGGTATCCTTTTACTTGAAAATAATCCTGAAGAATCTATGGAAAGGATTTTAGAATCATTAAAATATCAAGATTCTTACGATGAAAACTATCGATTAGGAAATTACAAGAATCTGATGACAGCTTATGAACTCATGGGACAGTATGAAAAATTGCCTGAAGTTCATAAAGTCTATGATTCTTTAAAAGATGTTCTGTACGAAAAAGATAAGATCAAACAGCAGCAAATTTCCAGAACAAAAGTACAGCTGGATAAAATAAAGCAAGACCTGAGAGCCTCTCAACTAGAAAATGAACTGGTTACTCAAAAAGCCTCGGTAGATCAAATCTTGCTTGTTTTTTTTATAGTTGTCGCGGTCCTTTTATTATTGGTGACTATAGTATTGTTTAAATCAAAAAACAAAAGAGAGCGACTTTTAAAAGGCTTGTTAGAAAAGAATAAACAATATTTGAATGCCAAAGAAAGGTCTGAAAAACTCGCCAAAAGCAACACACGCTTTTTATCTACTATAAGTCATGAATTAAGAACTCCTTTGTATGGAATCGTAGGTTTATCGGCCTCGTTTTTAAAAGACCCCAATTTGTCTGGTTATAAAGAGGAATTTAAATCCCTTAAATTTTCAGCAGATTACCTACTGGCTCTGGTAAATGATGTGCTTCATATCAATAAGTTCTCCTCTAAAAAAGGGCATGAACTAATGGAGGTGCATTTTGAACTGCCGGTACTTGTAGAAAATATCATCACAACTTTTACATTTTTAAATGAAAAACATAACAATGAGGTTGTTATAGAGTTAGATCCACATATTCCAACGATCCTTTATGGGGATAAAACAAAGATTTCTCAAGTGCTTATGAACTTGATGAGTAATGCCAGTAAGTTTACGGAGGACGGAAATATTAGTCTTAAAATTAAGAACATAGAACAAAATGAGGAAGACATACGATTGTACTTTGAGATTAAGGATTCGGGAAGAGGTATTCATCCTGACGAGCAGAAAAATGTTTTTGAAGAATTTACTCAAGTAAAAGTTTCTAGCCATCAAGAAATTAATGGGACAGGTCTAGGATTACCTATTGTCAATAAAATATTGAGTATTCTGGGCTCTTCACTACAAATGGATAGTGTTTTTAATGAAGGAACTACTTTTTCATTCATTCTTGATATTCATGTAGGAGAAAAAGAGCAAGAGCAGCAGCAAGCCCGATCAAAAAATATCACCTCTTTAGAGAATAAAAAAGTGCTGATAGTAGATGATAATAAAATCAACCAGATAGTAACCCAAAAGATATTAGAGCAACATTCCATGAAGCATCAAACCGCCAGTAACGGTAAGGAAGCGGTTGAAATAGTTCAAAAAGAAGCATTTGACTTTATACTCATGGATATCAATATGCCTGTAATGAATGGTATTGAGGCAAGTCAGAAGATACGAGAGTTTGATAAAAAGACTCCTATTATAGCCTTGACAGCAACGGACTTTGAAGATCCAGAAAACGAAGTGTATTGCTATGGAGTGAATTCTCTTATTGTTAAACCTTATGAAACAGAACTTCTACTACATAGTCTTTTGCTGGAATTATAA
- a CDS encoding S41 family peptidase, protein MKNLFTWVLLFTAISLHAQQDAGWLRHQTISPDGSQIVFTYKGDLYKVAATGGDAQQLTFHEAHDYQAVWSKDGKQIAFASNRYGNFDVYVMSAKGGAATRLTFHSSDEQPFTFTQDDQGVLFGAVRMDEVNHRQFPTGSQPEVYSVPVSGGRVDQVLTIPAEFLNVSKDGKTILYHDKKGGENIWRKHHESSITRDIWKYDVANDAHQMITTYTGEDRMPIFSNDEKSFYYLSEQSGTFNVHKSNIDGTNTTQLTFFDLHPVRFLSVGNGTLCFGFDGKLYTMKEGQEPKKLQVNITTQQISNNDQFISVDGGVNEMEVSPDGKEIAFIARGEVFVTSVEESFTKRITNTPEAERFVTWGPEGKSVVYSSERDGKWSVYKTEKVRKEEPFFFASTLIKETAVLENGKDNYLAKYSPDGKKLAFIEDRRTLKVKDVKSGEEVTLMTPKDLYHMRDGDKNFVWSPDSKWLLMDWGVTLSNSDVLLLAVDGSKRINLNESGYYDFSPKWVNEGKQMIWFSNRDGLKSYATSGSSQSDVYGMFFTQDAWDEFNLSKEEYALQKEIKKLNAAEKKKDSLKNEKKKSKKDKKADKEKDTDSVKELQFDWTDLKDRTKRFSIHSSSLSDAVLSKDGSKLYYLTRFEDKLNLWTTDLRTKETKMAMELNASSGSLQWDKEMKNLFLLSSGSISKIDIEKSKKESVKISGEMEYDAIAERQAMFDHVWIRTNAIFYHPDFHGVDWDLMKKEYGKHLPYVGNSIEFAELLSEMLGELNVSHAGARGASIKMKNPDATASLGIFMDYNHKTNGIKITEVIKGGPLDKADFDVKQGMIIEKIDGVDISATTDIAAYLNRKTDKFTLLEILDPATKKSMTITVKPISLGEERGLLYKRWVKQNEEEVTKKSNGQLGYVHIPGMGDGPYRDVYEKMMGKFYNRKAMIIDTRFNGGGDLVADLAMFFTGTPFITYATEDKVVGGEPTSRWVKPTLAMINEAQYSDGHCFACGYTDLKIGKTVGMPTPGTCSFAGWEGLPDGSRWGVVPISAKDINGKWMENSQTEPMIKVKNMPGQIDNGTDQQLERAIIELLKDVK, encoded by the coding sequence ATGAAAAACTTATTTACTTGGGTATTGCTCTTTACAGCAATCAGTTTACACGCACAACAAGATGCAGGATGGTTGCGCCATCAGACCATTTCACCAGATGGCTCTCAAATAGTCTTTACCTATAAAGGTGATTTATACAAAGTAGCAGCAACAGGAGGAGATGCACAACAGCTCACTTTTCATGAAGCGCACGATTACCAAGCTGTATGGAGTAAAGACGGCAAACAAATTGCTTTTGCTTCTAACCGTTATGGGAACTTTGACGTTTATGTCATGAGTGCAAAGGGAGGTGCTGCCACAAGACTCACCTTTCATTCCAGCGATGAACAACCCTTTACATTTACACAGGACGATCAAGGAGTTCTTTTTGGCGCAGTGCGTATGGATGAGGTCAACCACAGACAATTCCCTACAGGATCACAACCAGAAGTTTATAGCGTACCGGTTAGTGGAGGAAGGGTAGATCAAGTACTTACAATTCCAGCAGAGTTTTTGAATGTAAGCAAGGATGGGAAGACCATCTTGTACCACGATAAAAAAGGGGGAGAGAATATATGGCGCAAGCATCATGAATCAAGTATAACCAGAGATATCTGGAAATATGACGTCGCTAATGATGCTCATCAAATGATCACTACCTATACAGGAGAAGATAGAATGCCTATTTTTTCTAATGATGAAAAATCATTTTATTATTTAAGTGAGCAAAGTGGCACGTTTAACGTTCACAAATCTAATATTGATGGCACAAATACAACTCAACTGACCTTTTTTGACCTACATCCAGTACGTTTTTTATCTGTTGGAAACGGGACACTTTGTTTTGGTTTTGACGGTAAGTTATACACCATGAAAGAAGGCCAAGAGCCTAAAAAACTACAAGTAAACATTACGACACAACAAATAAGTAATAATGATCAATTTATTTCTGTTGACGGTGGAGTGAATGAAATGGAAGTATCACCAGACGGTAAAGAAATTGCCTTTATTGCTAGAGGAGAAGTTTTTGTAACTTCTGTGGAGGAGTCATTTACCAAGAGAATAACCAACACTCCAGAAGCAGAACGTTTTGTGACTTGGGGACCAGAAGGGAAATCGGTCGTTTACAGTAGCGAGCGTGATGGAAAATGGAGCGTTTATAAAACGGAGAAAGTACGTAAAGAAGAACCTTTCTTTTTTGCCTCTACCTTGATTAAGGAAACCGCTGTTTTAGAAAACGGAAAAGATAACTACCTAGCAAAGTACTCACCAGATGGTAAAAAACTCGCCTTTATAGAAGACAGACGCACGCTGAAAGTCAAAGATGTAAAAAGTGGTGAAGAGGTCACTTTAATGACTCCTAAGGACTTGTACCACATGCGAGACGGTGATAAGAATTTTGTATGGAGTCCAGACAGTAAATGGCTGCTTATGGATTGGGGAGTTACCTTAAGTAACAGCGATGTATTATTACTAGCTGTAGATGGTTCTAAGAGAATCAACCTCAATGAAAGTGGCTACTATGATTTTAGTCCAAAATGGGTGAATGAAGGTAAGCAAATGATCTGGTTTTCTAATCGCGATGGGTTAAAGTCTTATGCAACAAGCGGTTCTTCACAAAGCGATGTATACGGCATGTTTTTCACTCAAGATGCTTGGGACGAATTCAACCTGAGTAAAGAGGAATATGCGCTTCAAAAGGAAATTAAAAAACTAAACGCAGCCGAAAAGAAAAAAGACAGCCTTAAAAACGAAAAAAAGAAAAGTAAAAAGGATAAAAAGGCCGATAAAGAAAAGGATACAGATAGCGTCAAAGAACTCCAATTTGATTGGACAGACCTGAAAGACCGAACCAAACGTTTTAGCATACATTCTTCTAGTCTTAGTGATGCCGTACTTTCTAAAGATGGTAGCAAGCTGTATTACTTAACTAGATTTGAAGATAAACTCAACCTGTGGACCACAGATTTGCGTACCAAAGAAACTAAAATGGCTATGGAGCTCAATGCTTCTTCTGGTAGTTTACAGTGGGATAAAGAGATGAAAAATCTATTCCTTTTAAGCAGTGGTAGCATCTCTAAAATTGATATTGAAAAAAGTAAGAAAGAGTCCGTAAAAATATCTGGCGAGATGGAATACGATGCTATTGCAGAGCGTCAGGCTATGTTTGATCACGTATGGATACGCACTAATGCTATTTTTTACCATCCAGATTTCCACGGTGTAGACTGGGATTTAATGAAAAAAGAATACGGTAAACACTTACCTTATGTAGGAAACAGCATCGAGTTTGCAGAGCTGCTATCTGAAATGTTGGGAGAACTTAATGTCTCTCATGCAGGCGCTCGTGGTGCAAGTATTAAAATGAAGAATCCGGATGCCACTGCATCATTGGGAATCTTTATGGATTACAATCACAAAACCAACGGTATTAAAATTACCGAGGTTATCAAAGGAGGACCACTGGATAAAGCTGATTTTGATGTTAAACAAGGAATGATCATCGAGAAGATCGATGGTGTGGACATAAGTGCTACAACAGATATAGCAGCATATTTAAATCGCAAGACCGACAAATTTACCTTGCTAGAGATACTTGATCCAGCGACTAAAAAAAGCATGACCATCACCGTAAAGCCTATCAGTCTCGGAGAAGAGCGTGGATTGCTATACAAAAGATGGGTAAAGCAAAACGAAGAAGAGGTTACTAAGAAAAGTAATGGGCAGTTAGGTTATGTTCATATTCCTGGAATGGGAGATGGACCTTACCGAGATGTTTATGAAAAAATGATGGGTAAATTCTACAACCGTAAGGCAATGATTATTGACACGCGTTTTAACGGCGGAGGAGACCTTGTTGCAGACTTAGCTATGTTTTTTACAGGTACACCATTCATTACCTACGCGACAGAAGATAAAGTAGTAGGTGGCGAGCCTACTTCTCGATGGGTAAAACCTACACTTGCCATGATTAATGAAGCGCAGTACAGCGATGGACACTGCTTTGCATGTGGATATACCGATCTTAAAATAGGAAAAACGGTTGGAATGCCCACTCCAGGAACCTGTAGTTTTGCAGGCTGGGAAGGGCTTCCAGACGGCTCTCGCTGGGGCGTTGTTCCTATAAGCGCAAAAGATATCAATGGTAAGTGGATGGAAAATAGCCAGACAGAGCCTATGATCAAAGTAAAAAACATGCCTGGACAAATCGATAATGGAACAGATCAACAACTGGAACGCGCAATTATAGAGTTGCTTAAAGATGTCAAGTAA
- a CDS encoding YchJ family protein translates to MKCPCNPYRLYENCCAKAHHDILQVTTAEQLMRSRYSAFVLCNIAYLQDSHHSSKRPGKKEAQQIENWTNSVNWIKLVVLQSTKGLEKDSIGNVEFKAFYMENNKVQVIYENSRFCKENGHWVYLDALE, encoded by the coding sequence ATGAAATGTCCTTGTAATCCTTACCGTCTTTATGAAAATTGTTGTGCAAAAGCACATCATGACATCTTACAAGTGACCACAGCAGAGCAGCTCATGCGCTCCAGATATAGTGCTTTTGTATTGTGTAATATCGCTTATTTACAGGACAGCCATCATTCCTCCAAAAGGCCTGGTAAAAAAGAGGCTCAACAAATAGAAAACTGGACCAATTCAGTGAACTGGATCAAACTTGTGGTGCTTCAATCTACCAAAGGATTAGAGAAGGATAGCATTGGAAATGTTGAGTTTAAAGCCTTTTACATGGAAAATAATAAAGTGCAGGTGATTTATGAAAATTCCCGATTTTGTAAAGAAAATGGACACTGGGTATACCTAGATGCTCTGGAATGA
- a CDS encoding alpha/beta hydrolase — protein sequence MSFKYFLIFICFGCILTGCAVKKFKNLEYNAPQVKETPAPTLNIFTKRNPKDSLQPVLIFVHGGYWNSGRKEIYSYIGRNFARNELTVVIPDYTKSPVASYKEMTEQIAQSIKWTQENISAYGGDPSQIYITGHSAGGHLSALAVMNKQYAVAPKTVKGIILNDAAGLDMYSYLLENKPTDKYNYISTWTLDPENWKAASPYYFIDEQTPEIKIYTGTKTYASIIAGNEKFVQELQKYQPNVQIEFLNKKHIPMVTQLFFPWNDRIDDIVAFIKK from the coding sequence ATGTCTTTCAAGTATTTCCTTATTTTTATTTGTTTTGGTTGTATTCTTACGGGTTGTGCTGTAAAAAAATTCAAGAACTTAGAATATAATGCCCCTCAAGTAAAAGAAACTCCTGCACCTACCTTAAACATTTTTACCAAACGCAATCCAAAGGATTCGTTACAACCTGTATTAATTTTTGTTCATGGTGGATACTGGAACAGTGGTCGTAAAGAAATTTACAGTTACATAGGCCGCAACTTTGCACGTAATGAACTAACTGTAGTCATTCCTGATTACACTAAAAGTCCAGTGGCTAGCTATAAAGAAATGACAGAGCAAATTGCACAATCCATCAAATGGACGCAAGAAAACATTTCAGCCTATGGTGGCGATCCCAGTCAAATTTACATTACAGGACACAGTGCTGGGGGACATTTAAGTGCCCTCGCCGTAATGAATAAACAATATGCTGTGGCACCTAAAACTGTAAAAGGAATTATTTTAAACGATGCCGCAGGACTGGACATGTATTCCTACTTGCTAGAAAACAAGCCTACTGATAAATACAACTACATCAGTACCTGGACGCTGGATCCAGAAAACTGGAAAGCCGCTTCTCCCTATTACTTTATCGACGAGCAAACGCCTGAAATAAAAATCTATACGGGAACAAAAACCTATGCCTCCATTATAGCTGGTAATGAAAAGTTTGTTCAAGAACTTCAAAAATACCAGCCCAATGTTCAAATAGAATTTCTAAATAAAAAGCATATTCCCATGGTAACCCAGCTTTTCTTTCCTTGGAATGATCGCATTGATGACATCGTTGCTTTTATAAAGAAGTGA